The Glycine soja cultivar W05 chromosome 3, ASM419377v2, whole genome shotgun sequence genome window below encodes:
- the LOC114406394 gene encoding chromo domain-containing protein LHP1-like — MKGGGGKRKAATSEAPNDVAAAAGGASVPSDGADLGVGDGVGVKVQNFEGNEGTQLRKTEEEKEEPNVEGDDEGEEEEDYAEGEEEYEEGENGGAAVAQGGRQGFPVLGENFFEVQAIRRKRVRKGQVQYLIKWNGWPETANTWEPPENLESVPDVVEAFEESLKSGKHRKRKRKHVVHHTQPKKRLERSTTPYSLRRFSTGTAENHTQSAPPLIDPSLPNIPAFPRTVLFSDDVGNGAEGSSLRKATPSNANRSANGSEPNIKRTEENDYDPVLSELKTMTANGNDTDRLAIRIPEAKGSGPSGSNDQMDAKSKGVSMETNASGRCRGSKRRKCGSVKRFKKELYANEPANTENPVGLPVSTAEPEQTRDAGSGGNTNHARPASNIVNIIKPVGYSASVASGTQDVLVTFVASKSDGTEVMVDNKYLKTFNPLLLINFYEQHLRYSPTL; from the exons ATGAAGGGTGGTGGTGGGAAGAGAAAGGCTGCTACCTCGGAGGCTCCGAACgatgttgctgctgctgctggtgGTGCTTCTGTTCCTTCTGATGGTGCTGATTTGGGTGTTGGAGACGGTGTTGGTGTGAAAGTTCAAAACTTTGAGGGAAACGAGGGTACCCAGTTGCGGAAaactgaagaagaaaaagaagagccCAACGTGGAGGgtgatgatgaaggagaagaagaagaagattatGCTGAGGGAGAGGAAGAAtatgaagaaggagaaaatgGTGGTGCTGCTGTTGCTCAAGGGGGACGACAAGGTTTTCCTGTTCTTGGTGAGAATTTCTTTGAGGTTCAGGCTATTCGTCGTAAGAGGGTGCGCAAG GGTCAGGTGCAATACTTAATCAAATG GAATGGGTGGCCTGAGACAGCCAACACATGGGAGCCTCCAGAAAATCTAGAGTCTGTTCCTGATGTTGTTGAAGCTTTTGAGGAGAG CTTGAAGTCAGGCAAACATCGGAAGCGCAAACGCAAGCATGTAGTGCATCATACTCAACCCAAGAAGCGGCTGGAGCGTTCTACCACTCCTTACAGCCTTCGGCGTTTTTCGACTGGTACAGCTGAGAACCATACACAGTCAGCTCCTCCTCTTATTGATCCTAGCCTTCCTAATATTCCCGCCTTCCCTCGTACTGTGCTGTTTTCTGATGATGTGGGAAATGGTGCTGAAGGCAGCAGTCTTAGAAAAGCCACACCCTCTAATGCTAACAGGTCTGCAAATGGTTCAGAACCAAATATTAAAAGGACTGAGGAAAATGATTATGATCCTGTGCTTAGTGAGCTTAAAACTATGACTGCCAATGGGAATGATACAGACAGGCTTGCAATACGGATTCCAGAAGCCAAGGGTTCTGGGCCTTCTGGCAGTAACGATCAAATGGATGCTAAATCAAAGGGGGTTTCCATGGAAACAAATGCAAGTGGCCGCTGCCGGGGATccaaaaggagaaaatgtggttCCGTAAAGAGGTTCAAGAAAGAATTATATGCTAATGAGCCTGCTAATACAGAAAATCCAGTTGGCTTGCCTGTTAGTACAGCTGAGCCAGAACAAACAAGAGATGCTGGTAGTGGTGGTAATACTAATCATGCCAGACCTGCTAGCAATATTGTAAACATTATAAAGCCAGTAGGCTATTCAGCTTCAGTAGCCAGTGGAACGCAGGATGTTTTAGTAACCTTCGTGGCTTCAAA GTCTGATGGAACAGAAGTGATGGTTGACAACAAGTATCTAAAAACATTTAATCCACTTCTT CTGATCAATTTCTATGAGCAGCATCTTCGCTACAGCCCTACATTGTGA